The following is a genomic window from Clostridium fungisolvens.
AGATTTATGGGTTTAATTAACAATCTATTCAGTGTTTTTTTCTTATTATAAAAGCAAATATTATAATGGTGGGATTTTGATTGGAAATTGAAAGTATTTTTAATAAAAAGCTATTTGCAATTAATAAAATTTCAAAAATCAATTTAGAAACACGTTAAAATACTACTAAATAATAACATCTTAAGTGTAAAATGAATATTCTAATATGAAAGAAAATGAAAAAAGGTGTTGGTTAAATTGCATAAGTTGTGGTATAATCGAGATAAGGTTTATATATTTATTATGAATATGCAATTTATAAAAAAAAATCATGCATGAGGGGGCCGAAAATGCGTAAAGAATTTTCAATGAGCAATGATAAGGTAACAATTAATTTTACAGAGAAATATTGCAGTAATTATGAAAGCTTATTGCAAAGCTATGGATTTAAGAGAGTGCTAGATACGTTTTTAAAGAAAGCTAAGGTGAGAAACTCCCATAGTTATAAATTACTTGCACAAAAATTGGGGACTACAGACACAAGAGAAATCAGAAAAGCTCTAGTAAGAACATTTCAATTATTAACTATAATGAGTGCGGATGAAATAATATCTTACAATGAAGATGTTGAAAAAATAATTGAAGATAGAGAAGGCTTTTTTGCTATAATTGAAGACATCTATTCTTTCTGGAGAAGATTAGAGAGATATACTATTATTCATAATAATAGAATCAGGGATGGAATTGCATCAGTTAGCTTTTTAGATGCTAATTCTCAATTTTCAATGCTTATATTGAATTTTTATAGAACTATAGAAAAAAATGTAATCGGAACTATGCCAAATATATTTAGACAACTACCTGCAGGTGGAAACGCATGTATTCTTATAAATAATCCTATATGGACAGTGCCAGAGGAATATAAGGTTTTAGAAGAGGTTCCATTTATTGAAACAATAGCGTTAGAAACTCCATTTATAACATATCCTAAGAAAAATACAAGAGATGGTATGTTTGCTGAAGTTTACGAAAATCCTTTAGTTAATGGGAAGATAGATAAAGATAATTGGTTCTGTTATCCAGCAAAAATTGGAGAACTTTTAGCTTTTGTTTACTTCCACAGAGATTTCATGGAGCACGGTATAACTCTAAGTAACCTATTTGAGCTTGCAAGAGAAGATGAATATAAAGGAAGAAAACCTGATATTGTATATACTTTTGGTGTGGAAGAAGATACTGAAGAGCTTAAAACAGTTTTCTACGAAGATAAAAAGAATGATATAATGTATGGTTATGTTAACCATAATGAAAATATAGATTATTTTGGATATATGAAAAAGATGTGTTTAACTTTACACAATCTTATAATGATAAAAAGAGGATATTTGCCTATACATGGTGCAATGGTAAATATAGTTCTTAAGAATGGCAAGAACGCTAATGTTGTAATAATAGGTGATAGTGGAGCAGGTAAGTCAGAAAGCTTAGAAGCATTCAGAGCCTTAAGTGAAGATCACGTAAGTGAAATGACTGTAGTTTTTGATGATATGGGGTCATTTAAGCTAAAAGATGAAGGTATTTATGGATACGGAACTGAAGTAGGTGCTTTTGTTAGACTTGACGATTTAGATCAAGGATATGCATTTAAAGAGATTGATAGAAGTATATTTATGAATCCTGACAAGATAAATGCAAGACTTGTTATGCCGGTTTCAACTTATAAAGAGATTATAAAAGGCTATAAAGTAGATATTTTACTTTATGCCAACAATTATGAAAGAGTTGAGCAAGGCGGAAATGCAATTGAGTTATTTGAGTCTCCTGCAAAAGCTATCGATGTATTTAAGGCTGGAGCAAGAATGGCCAAAGGCACAACTACTGAAACAGGATTGGTTACATCATATTTCGCGAACCCATTTGGGCCAGCACAAAAGCAAGCTGAAACTGATATACTAATCGATCAATACTTTAACAGAAGTTTTGAAGATGGTATAAAGGTTGGACAAATAAAGACTTGTTTAGCAGTGTCAGGGCTTGAAAAAAATGGACCTAAGACTGCAGCACTTGAATTGTTTGAGCTTATAAAATCACTTTAATTTTAAAGTGCAGAAATAAAGGTATACCAGTATTAATACTGATATACCTTTATTTTATTAAATCTTTTAATGATGAAATTTTTTCTTTTAATTCCGTTATGATAGAATCAAAATAGGTTGATTTCATATTAGGGAAAGCTTTTATAAGACGTTTATGATTAAAATTAATTTTTGAGAGGTTTTTATTGTAACTGTCAATCAAATCTTTAAATCCCTCTTCCATATCTTGAGCAGTTCCAATTGCTTTTTCTTTAGTTACAGATATTATATATGAATATCTTCTTTTTAATTCTCCACTTATAAATGTTAATTTAGATAGAATTATATTAAGTTGGATTAATGAACTAATTGTTAATATCAAGTCGATTATAAAGTAGCTAATAAGAACGTAAAAAATATAAATACCTATATTTAAAGGTAAGATATTTACAAAGATAAAGAAAATAGGATGAATTATTTTTACAATTGCAACTGCAGCAACTCCCCAGGCTAATGAAAAATGAAGACAGATTCTGCCATGTAAGTTAAATGGGTCTTCGGTATAGTCCCACCATTTGGATTTAAATATCTTTTCTAATAGGTATCCGGTAACATACTCTATTATTGATGTTAATAATGTAGATAATATATATAATGCAATTAAGTTATCTTTATAATGATCAAGAAAAACAATAATTGATACAAATCCTAGTCCGTATATTGGACAGAAAGGACCATATAAAAAACCTCTGTTTACAAAGTAGCCTCTATTTGTATAAGCATAAGCAACCTCGATACACCAACCTAAAAAAGAGTAAATAGCAAAGAAAAAAACTATTTCATACACTGAAAATCCATTTAGTATTTGTATAAGCATAATTCACCTCCATTTGAAAATTTTAGACATTTACTATTTATTATATACTAAAATTATAAATATTGATTTAATAAAATGTAAATATTATATAGTACATAAGAAAGTAGGGACAATATTATAAGAATTATGCATCTTAAGAAGTATTAAAATATTTATTTAAGTACTCTATTTTGTAGTGTAAAGTACTGTGTGAAGATTAGAAGGGATATATTAGCACTGTAGAAAAGTCGATATGTTTTCCAGTTATTAGACTTACAATAATTATTTAATAACCTATTGCTATATTAAATTTGATTGTTAGTTTGGATGGTGTTTAAGGCAGGTACATTTTAGTACATATTTATGCATAATAAATCCCCTTATAAAATAAGGGGATTTATTATTAATTATTCACAGTTATTATTAGTATTATTTGTGCTAGTGTATCTATCTTTTGCAAAAAATGAAATAGCATAAAGTCCAGCAATACCAACAAGGGCATAAATAACTCTACTTATAGCTGTCATATTACCAAATAGAGCAGCTACTAAATCAAATTGGAAGAAGCCAATTAGCCCCCAGTTTATTGCACCAATTATAACTAAAACTAGCGCTATTATATCTAGAGTTTTCATTTAAATCACTCCTTTACTTACTTTTCTCTTATATTTTTTCCGAAAAAAAATAAATTATGTAGTAATAAAAAAGAAGTTTAATGGAAAATAAAAAGCTTTAATAGCGCATGCGTTTTAAGGCTGTTACGTATACTTATCCATAGATCTAATTGAATCATAATTTTCTAAACAATGAAAAAAAGAGCTAATTAGCTCTTTAAAGTTGTATGTTACGATCTATAGGTTGTGATAATGATATAAATGTGTCTGTTCTTTCAATTCCTGTAACTGTATTTATTTTATTCATTAATATATCCTGAAGGTCAGAAATACTCTTACAAATTACTTTTGCAAATACAGAATAGTTTCCTGTAATAAGGTGAAGTTCAACGACTTCTTTAATTTTAGATAATTCATCAAATACCGAAGAAAAAGATGATGTCTTATCTACATAAATACCTACATAGCAACAAACGTCATAACCCAGTTTTGGAAGATTTAAAAGAATCCTTGTCCCAGTTATTATTCCTAGGTCTTCCATCTTCTTCATTCTAACGTGAATAGTTCCACCACTAACATGACACATTCTTGCTATTTCTAAATAAGGAGTTCTACAATCTTTAATTAAAATATCTAATATTTGTAAATCTAATTCATCCAAATTAACATTTTGCATAAGCAAAAATTCACCTCTTCTATGTTTTATATCCTATTATTGTAAGTATCTATATACTCAATTTATATTTTATCAAAAAAAGTATTTTAATTCTACTAAAAAGTTAAAATAATACTGTACTATTTTTTATAATCATCATTTTCTTCATAATTAATGTAAAATAATTGCATAATCTTGATTATAGAAGAAATTGATGTAAATATTAATTTAATAATTAAGTTTTTAATAAAGAAGATTTGAATACATAATATATATGAAACATGTACAAGTTAAACTTATTCTATTGAAAATGTTTAGATTTTCGTCTAATATAGATTATAGGGTGTTAATTTTGCTAGATTAGAGGAGTGGTAGTATGGAACTTGCAAAAAGTATTGGATTTCTTTTGTTATTTGCAGTAGTAGTTTTAGCTATATTTAATTTTTTGAAGATATTTGTTTTAAGTAAAATAAATATCAATAAGTGGATAGTTTTGGGTATTGCAATTGTAGCATTTCTTTTACCTATTGTATTAAGAATACAAAGTACTATAGCAAGTACAGTGTCTTCAGGCTTATTTGTAATATTATTATTATGGTTCATGGAGATACACCAAGGTACTTCAAAGAAAAAACAAGAAAACAAAGTTACTATAAGACCTAAAGCTAAACCTAATAGGGTTAAGAATATGAATAAAGATAAAAAATAAAAAAACTCCATCAGGAGTTTTTTATTTTTATAAATATAGGAGAACTGATAGCTTCTCTATTATTTTTTTGAATTAGCTTAATTACGTACCATCTCTCTCTCTCAGAAGCAGGAAACGAAATTGAGTATTTTAAATTATGAAGAGAGATTTCTTTTAGAGTCTTAAGTATCCTACCTCCTGAGGTTATTATTTGAACTTCTTCGATAATGTTAACTCTATCTTCAGCGTGAATATAGAAGTGTAACTTGTTATTTTTTTCAGTAATAAGTTCTTCGCCCATAAAGGAACTATTGATTGTAAAGTAGAATTTTAATGTTCTAGATTCACTTGAAAAACATCTTCTATTTCTGAGGGAACTTATTATAGAAGTTTTATCTAATTTGTTCACTAATACTCCTGTAAGATTTTCAGTGTCACCAAAGTTCAATTGGTGATTATCCTGAGCATTTACTGCCCCGAGCATCCAACCTTTATCAAGCATTGAGAAATATCTTTTTGAATATCTATGATATTTATTTGGATAGGAGCCATTTCCTACTTCTATTGTATTAATAAACTTATTTAAAAAAGGGCTAAAAGGTATCTGTTCTACGATACTTCCAGGATGATTAATTGATATATAAGAATTTCCATTGGCAATCATCCAGAGCATTAAATTGTTAAAGTTTCTAATAACTCCTGAAAAGCATGATGATGAATTAACTATATTTAGGTGGCCCCAAGGGTTAGAACTTGCCTCAAAACCAACTATTCCAACGAAGTCTTCGTTTTTTTTATTAAATCTATCCAATGTTCTCTTTAATTCATCCCATTTTGAGTTATGCTCTTTATGTGAATTACTTGAGAAATAGCGATTATGATCAGTTATTATCAAAAAGTCTAGCCTATTCTTTTTTGCGTATTCTAATGCTTCTAAGGCTGAACATTTTCCTGTTGATATATTAGTGTGGCAGTGAGGTATTCCATATAATATTTTAATATTTTTTGGATCAAATTTTTGTAAATCCTCTGATCTATGTTTCTTATGTTTACTCAAATTATGACTCCTATAAATTGCTTTATTATATAATATTATTATTTCTTGTTTTTATTAACCTCTAATTACATATAAATAATAAATTTTATTAGAAATCACAAATATATTTTTTTATTTAAATTAAATTTAGTTTTATAAAATATGGCTATAAAACATTTACTATGGTAAAATAATAGTCATGCATAGGAGGCGATATAAAATGGAGTATTCATTTGATAAAGTTTATCCAAAAGTACACGATGAAGCTTTTATTGCAGATAATGTAGATATAATAGGTAAAGTAGATATACATAAGGACGTAAGTGTTTGGTTTGGCACAGTTATACGAGGAGATATTAATAGTATAAGTATAGATGAGAGGTCAAATATTCAAGATAATAGTACTGTGCATGTGGATACTAATAATCCAGTGGTAATTGGAAAAAATGTTACTATAGGTCATAATTCAATTATACATGGTTGCACCATAGGTAATAATGTTTTGATTGGAATGGGGTCAATAGTACTAAATGGAGCAACTATTGGAGAAAATACAATAATAGGGGCAGGTAGCATAGTAACAGAAAATAAAAATATACCTTCAGGTGTCCTATGTTTTGGTTCTCCTGCGAAAGTTATAAGGGAGCTTTCACAAGAGGAAATTAGGAATATAGGTGCGTCTGCTGAGAGATATATAAAACTTTCAAAAAAATATAAGTAAAGTACGGAGGAAGTATGATTAAATTAGGTGATTTTAACAATCTAGAGGTTGTAAGAGAAAGTTCAGTTGGATATTATCTAAGTGGGACTGATGATGGTATATTATTACCATATGGAAATACTCTAGATAGAAAGCTTACAGTAGGTGAAGAGGTTCATGCTTTTATATATAGAGATTCTAGAGATAGGCTTATTGCCACTCTTAAGACACCTCTAGCAACTATTCATACAGTTGCATATCTAGAAGTAAAATCTATAACTGAATTAGGTGCATTTATTGACTTTGGTCTTGAAAGAGACATATTTGTACCTATAAGGGAACAGAAATATAAGCTAGAAGTAGGAAAGAAATATTTATTCTACATATATGAAGATAAAACGAAGAGATTAGCTGCAACAACTGATATTGATAGAGCACTTGATATATGGGAAGATGTTACCTTGGGCGAAGAAACAACTGGTATTGTATATGGATATCAGACAAATGGTTCTCTTATGGTAGCTGTAAATGGTCTATGCAGAGGTGTGATTCTTAATAATGAATATTTCTCTGATGTAAGGCCTGGCGATGAAATAAAGGCAAGGGTAAAGAAGATATATGAAGATGGAAAAGTTGGCCTAACACCTAGAAAACAAAAGCTTGAGGAAAGAAGTGTGCTTCAAGAAAAGATATTACAATATCTTAAAGATAACGGTGGGTTCATGAAATATAACGATAAGTCTTCACCAGATGTTATAAAAGAAGTTTTTAATTCAAGCAAAAATTACTTTAAGATGGCATTGGGTGGGCTTATGAGAGAAGGAATTATAAGTCAAGACGCAAATGGAACAAAGTTAATTGATAAATAGATAGCTAAGGCTATCTATTTTTTCTTTAATTAAAATCACGTTTATTAGTATATGCATAAGCGATGCTTATTATAAGTGGATACAAGAGTATATGAAAATATAAATTAATTGATAAACTAGTGTATCTATAGAAGTTATATGAACCATACTAATGTCAAAGGAAAAAAGGAGGTTCATACATATGAAAAAATTTGGGAAAAGAATTATCGCAATTATGATTTTATTTCTATTTACTACATGTTTCAATGCATTTGGAATAGAGAATCTTTCAAATGTTACAAGAGTTCAGGTATTAAGTACTGGGCAAAGTGATGTAATATTGATACTTAGTAAAGAATTTAATATTCTTATTGATACTGGAGTTGAAGATTATAGTTCCAAGCTTATAGCACATTTAAAAAGTGAATCAGTTGATAAATTGGATTATGTTATACTTACACATTATCATAATGATCATTTTGGAGGGCTAGAAGCTGTATTAAAATCTGTAAAAGTAGCACACTTGATGCTTCCAGAATTCTGCGTAAATAAAAATGAAAAAGAGAAAGTTATGAAAGTTGTAGAATCCTCCAAGGTTAAATATGAATATGTAAAGGCTGGATGGTATCTAGAACATAATGACATACATCTTAAAGCCCTTACACCAACAAAACCAAGCAAGGTTCTAGAGAACAATAATTCAATGGTGCTCTTAGGGGAAATAGCTGATTTAAGGTATTTATTTATGGCAGATGCTGAAAGAGATTTAGAAAAGCAAGTTATGAAAAACAACGATATTAAGGATATAGATGTTTTAAAAGTTGCTCATCATGGAATTGGTAGTGGAACGTATAAAGATTTTGTAAGAAAGGTTAAGCCAAGCGTAGCAATAATAACTTCTAATGGTGAAGAAAGTCCTAATAGTGAGGTAGTGAAGAACCTAACAGATATTAAATGCAATGTCTTTAGAACAGATCAATATGGAGATATAATGGTTTTAAGTGAAAAAGATGATGCTGGAGTTGTTCACTTAGAAGTATATTCGAGAAAAAATTAGAGTGTAGATTAAAAAGTTTGTAGCTATCATTCCAAAAAGTAAGCAGGTTTATAGGCTATAGAATTTTCTTTATTACAACTTAATAAAAAATAAAAACCACTGTAGAGTTTTTTAGCAAAATCATCTACAGTGTTTTTTTTATTATATTTCTTTGTTCCTTAAAATTATCTTGAGCAATTCATTTATAACCAATGGTACTAGAGATAGTAATATTACAAATCCCCAATCTTTAAGGGTAAGGGAATATACTTTAAATAATTCTGCTATAGGTGTTATTGTTATAACAGAGGCTTGAAGAATAATTCCAATTATTATAGCTATAATCAAGAATCTATTAGAAAATAGACCGATTTGGAAGATGGATTTTCTATCATTCCTGATTGAAAGTGCATAAAATAATTGTGAAACACTAAGCACTACAAAAGCCATGGTTCTAGCATGTGGAACTGAATTGGGATATAGGTACTCACCTACTCTAAAAGCCACTAATGTCAATGCTCCTATTAGTATTCCGTTAAGTGGTAGCATTAACTTTGTGCTTCCGCCAAAGATACTCTCCTTTGGATTTCTTGGAGGAAGATCCATAACTCCTTTATCACCAGGGTCAACACCTAACGCTAAAGCAGGTAAGCTATCAGTTATTAGATTTACCCAAAGTAAATGTATTGGTAGTAGAGGTGAATCCCAGTTTAGCAATATAGCTACAAATAAAGTTATTATTTCACCAAGGTTGCAAGAAAGTAAAAAAACTATGGATTTTTTTATATTACTAAAAATGTTTCTTCCTTCTTCTACGGCAGAGACTATTGTCGTAAAGTTATCATCCGTCAACACCATGTCAGCAGCACCTTTTGCTACGTCAGTACCAGTTATCCCCATAGCTACACCAATATCAGCAGCTTTTAACGAGGGAGCATCATTTACTCCATCCCCAGTCATTGAAACAATGTTGCCATGTGATTTAAAAGCTTTAACTATTTTTACTTTATGTTCAGGAGATACTCTTGCGAACACTCTTAGATCTCTTACTTTATTACTGAAGTCTTCATCATTTAATTTATCGATATCTTCACCAGAAATTGATTGATTTAAACTATCTGCAATTCCAAGTTCTTTAGCGATGGCAAAAGCTGTATTTTTATAATCGCCAGTAATCATAACTGGTGTAATTCCAGCATTTTTGCATAATGAGATAGAGTCTTTAACTTCTAATCTTGGAGGATCAATCATTCCAACCATTCCTATAAAGATTAGATCTTTTTCTATTTCATCTAATCCAATATGTGGTGGAGCGTCAATATCTTTATATGCCCCGGCTAGAACTCTAAGTGCGTCGTCAGACATTAAATCTACAGCTTTTAGAATATCTTTTTTCATATTTTCAGTCAAATCTAGGATTTGCCCATTAAGCATAAGCTTAGTAGAAATTTTTAAAATGCTGTCAATAGCACCTTTAGTAAAGACTTTATATTTTTGTCCATATGAATTAACTGTTGACATAAGCTTTCTATCTGAGTCAAAAGGAACTTCGTCAATCCTTTTATGCTCAGCATTTATAATATCCTTAGTAATATCATATTTAAAACCAGCTTCTAATAGAGCAATTTCTGTAGGATCACCCGTTTTTGAGCTTTCTGAATATGTAGCATCATTGCAGAGCATCATGCATTCAATTAATAGCTTGTTAGTTTCAAGGTTGAAATCTAAATCTTCAATATGAAGTAGCTTATCATTCGCATAAAATTTAGTTACAGTCATTTTATTCTGGGTAAGAGTACCTGTTTTGTCCGAACATATTATATTAACTGATCCAAGGGTTTCAACTGCAGGAAGCTTTCTTATAATGGCGTTCTCTTTAATCATTCTTTGAACACCCATAGCTAAAACAATTGCTACTATTGCAGGAAGTCCTTCTGGTATAGCTGCAACAGCTAAGCTAATTGAGGTAAGTAGCATTTCAAAAACATCTCTTTTTTGGAACATAGAAACTATAAAAATGAAAAAGCATATTCCAATAGAGCCTATGCCTAAATACTTGCCTAACTGTTCAAGCTTTTTTTGAAGTGGAGTTGAATCTTCAACCTCTTCATCAAGCATTTTTGCTATTTTACCTATTTCAGTATCCATACCAGTACCGACAACAACACCAATACCTCTTCCGTAAGTAGCTAGAGTAGACATAAATACCATGTTGTGTTGATCTCCAACACCTACTTTTCCTTCGATTATTACATTTGCATCTTTATCTGCAGGTACAGATTCACCCGTAAAAGCAGACTCTTCCATCTTAAGGTTTGCGCTTTCAATTAATCTTAAGTCCGCAGGTATATATCTGCCTGCATCTATTATAACTATATCCCCTGGAACAACTTCTTCAGATGGAATCTCTGTTAATTCTCCATTTCTTTTTACAACAGCCTTTGGAGTAGAAAGCTCTTTTAAAGCTTCTAAAGCTTTTTCAGCTTTAGATTCCTGAACAACTCCAACAATAGCATTTACAAGTATTACAATAATGATTATTATAGCATCGCTGATTTCGCCCATTATTCCTGATATCAATGCAGCGGCTAAAAGTATATAAATCATAAAGTCAGCTAACTGTGCGAGGAATAGCTGAAATATGCTTTTTTTCTTTTTACTGGCTAATTTATTCTCACCATACTTTTCGATTCTCTTTTTAGCTTCTTCAGTAGATAAGCCTATAGATTCATCTACGTTCAGATCTTTTAATACCTCGGAAGTATTTTTCGTATACCACATAGAATATATCACCTCATTATACAGTATAAAATAACCTTAATTAAGACATCTAATATAAGTATATCACATATTGAATATTATGAAATAATTGCCATGAAAAAACAATTCGACATGATATACCATAAACTTAGTTGTTACTTTAATTATATTTTGATATAATAATACACATTAATATTAGTAATTAGTAAAATAAATATGCAAGTAGTATATAGATTTTAAAACTTTCCTTGTTTGACAGGAAAACGGTTAATAATAAATTGGGTTGAGAAGATGCGGAAAAAAATCACTGAAGAAAGTTGCTTCAGCGATTTTTTAAAAGTACTTAAAGATATAAAAATTGATAAGTAGGTGGGATTTTATGGAGATATCAAGAGTAGGTAGAAAAACTGCTGTCCAAAGTGAAGAAAGAAAGAAAATAGATAGTAAAAAGGATTTTTCGCAGAGTTTTAATAAGGAAAGACAAAAAAAATCTGAAGAGCAGTTAAAAGATTTGATGGATGATATAAAGAAAAAGGGTAATAGACTTGTAATTACTAAAAGCTATGCAGATGTTAGAGCCTATAAAAATCAAATTAAAGAGTACTTAAAGTCAGTACTAGAGTATATGTACAATGTAAAAAAAGATATAAGTTTCTGGCAGACTCAGTATTTTATAACAGTTGATACAATAGATGCAAAGCTACAGGAAATTACTGACGCTCTTTTATCTGAAGAAAAAGATAATATTTCTATTGCATCTACTGTAGATGAAATTCAAGGACTTATGGTAGATATTTACAAATAGAAGTAGCTATTTAAAATTAAAAAAAGTGTTCTTTAAATATACAATAGGAAAGCTACTATAGGTAAAGTGCAAAATTGCTTGCTTATATAGAAAGAACTTTCAAAACTTATTGTATGTTAAATAAGAATACCTGTGAAATATCACAGGTATTCTTATTTTTTACTTTACAAGGAAATATATAATTTTAATATTTTAACCAGCTACTTACAGAGGCATCCGATGGCATTCTCCAATCGCCTCTTGGAGAAAGACTAATTGTACCAACCTTAGGACCATCAGGTAAAGCAGATCTTTTAAATTGTTGAGAGAAGAATCTGTTCAAGAATTTATCTAGCCATTTTCTAATGGTGGTTTCATCATATAGATCCTTAAAAGCAGTTTTAGCAAGGAACATTATTCTTTCAGGTGAAGAACCATGTCTTATAAAATGATATAAGAAGAAATCGTGAAGTTCATAAGGACCAACAATATCTTCAGTTTTTTGTGCTATATCACCATTCTCATCTTTTGGTAGAAGTTCAGGACTTACTGGTGTATCTAATATATCATACAAAGTATCAGAAGCATTTTTATTTACTTCGTATTTAGCTACGTAATCAACTAAGTATCTAACCAAGGTTTTAGGTATAGAACAGTTTACAGAATACATTGACATATGATCTCCGTTATAAGTGCACCAACCAAGTGCAAGCTCCGAAAGATCCCCTGTTCCTACAAGTATACCACCTTCTTTATTTGCTAAATCCATAAGAATTTGAGTTCTTTCTCTTGCCTGAACATTTTCATAAGTGATATCATGGATATTTTTATCATGACCGATATCTTCAAAATGTTGAAGAGCAGCATTTACTATATTTATTTCTCTAAGATCGCAGCCGAGTTCAGTACATAGGGTAAGAGCATTGTTGTAAGTTCTGTCGGTAGTGCCGAAGCCAGGCATTGTTATTGTTATTATATTTTTTCTAGGCAGTTTTAGCATATCAAAGGTTTTAACTGCGACTAAAAGTGCAAGGGTAGAGTCAAGCCCACCAGAAATTCCTATAACGACTTTATTTAGGGTAGTATGTTCTAATCTCTTAGCTAAAGCTGATGCTTGAATGTTAAAT
Proteins encoded in this region:
- a CDS encoding phosphoenolpyruvate carboxykinase, yielding MRKEFSMSNDKVTINFTEKYCSNYESLLQSYGFKRVLDTFLKKAKVRNSHSYKLLAQKLGTTDTREIRKALVRTFQLLTIMSADEIISYNEDVEKIIEDREGFFAIIEDIYSFWRRLERYTIIHNNRIRDGIASVSFLDANSQFSMLILNFYRTIEKNVIGTMPNIFRQLPAGGNACILINNPIWTVPEEYKVLEEVPFIETIALETPFITYPKKNTRDGMFAEVYENPLVNGKIDKDNWFCYPAKIGELLAFVYFHRDFMEHGITLSNLFELAREDEYKGRKPDIVYTFGVEEDTEELKTVFYEDKKNDIMYGYVNHNENIDYFGYMKKMCLTLHNLIMIKRGYLPIHGAMVNIVLKNGKNANVVIIGDSGAGKSESLEAFRALSEDHVSEMTVVFDDMGSFKLKDEGIYGYGTEVGAFVRLDDLDQGYAFKEIDRSIFMNPDKINARLVMPVSTYKEIIKGYKVDILLYANNYERVEQGGNAIELFESPAKAIDVFKAGARMAKGTTTETGLVTSYFANPFGPAQKQAETDILIDQYFNRSFEDGIKVGQIKTCLAVSGLEKNGPKTAALELFELIKSL
- a CDS encoding putative ABC transporter permease; this encodes MLIQILNGFSVYEIVFFFAIYSFLGWCIEVAYAYTNRGYFVNRGFLYGPFCPIYGLGFVSIIVFLDHYKDNLIALYILSTLLTSIIEYVTGYLLEKIFKSKWWDYTEDPFNLHGRICLHFSLAWGVAAVAIVKIIHPIFFIFVNILPLNIGIYIFYVLISYFIIDLILTISSLIQLNIILSKLTFISGELKRRYSYIISVTKEKAIGTAQDMEEGFKDLIDSYNKNLSKINFNHKRLIKAFPNMKSTYFDSIITELKEKISSLKDLIK
- a CDS encoding DUF378 domain-containing protein, which produces MKTLDIIALVLVIIGAINWGLIGFFQFDLVAALFGNMTAISRVIYALVGIAGLYAISFFAKDRYTSTNNTNNNCE
- a CDS encoding Lrp/AsnC ligand binding domain-containing protein; protein product: MQNVNLDELDLQILDILIKDCRTPYLEIARMCHVSGGTIHVRMKKMEDLGIITGTRILLNLPKLGYDVCCYVGIYVDKTSSFSSVFDELSKIKEVVELHLITGNYSVFAKVICKSISDLQDILMNKINTVTGIERTDTFISLSQPIDRNIQL
- a CDS encoding CehA/McbA family metallohydrolase, which gives rise to MSKHKKHRSEDLQKFDPKNIKILYGIPHCHTNISTGKCSALEALEYAKKNRLDFLIITDHNRYFSSNSHKEHNSKWDELKRTLDRFNKKNEDFVGIVGFEASSNPWGHLNIVNSSSCFSGVIRNFNNLMLWMIANGNSYISINHPGSIVEQIPFSPFLNKFINTIEVGNGSYPNKYHRYSKRYFSMLDKGWMLGAVNAQDNHQLNFGDTENLTGVLVNKLDKTSIISSLRNRRCFSSESRTLKFYFTINSSFMGEELITEKNNKLHFYIHAEDRVNIIEEVQIITSGGRILKTLKEISLHNLKYSISFPASERERWYVIKLIQKNNREAISSPIFIKIKNS
- a CDS encoding gamma carbonic anhydrase family protein, giving the protein MEYSFDKVYPKVHDEAFIADNVDIIGKVDIHKDVSVWFGTVIRGDINSISIDERSNIQDNSTVHVDTNNPVVIGKNVTIGHNSIIHGCTIGNNVLIGMGSIVLNGATIGENTIIGAGSIVTENKNIPSGVLCFGSPAKVIRELSQEEIRNIGASAERYIKLSKKYK
- a CDS encoding CvfB family protein; the protein is MIKLGDFNNLEVVRESSVGYYLSGTDDGILLPYGNTLDRKLTVGEEVHAFIYRDSRDRLIATLKTPLATIHTVAYLEVKSITELGAFIDFGLERDIFVPIREQKYKLEVGKKYLFYIYEDKTKRLAATTDIDRALDIWEDVTLGEETTGIVYGYQTNGSLMVAVNGLCRGVILNNEYFSDVRPGDEIKARVKKIYEDGKVGLTPRKQKLEERSVLQEKILQYLKDNGGFMKYNDKSSPDVIKEVFNSSKNYFKMALGGLMREGIISQDANGTKLIDK
- a CDS encoding ComEC/Rec2 family competence protein, encoding MKKFGKRIIAIMILFLFTTCFNAFGIENLSNVTRVQVLSTGQSDVILILSKEFNILIDTGVEDYSSKLIAHLKSESVDKLDYVILTHYHNDHFGGLEAVLKSVKVAHLMLPEFCVNKNEKEKVMKVVESSKVKYEYVKAGWYLEHNDIHLKALTPTKPSKVLENNNSMVLLGEIADLRYLFMADAERDLEKQVMKNNDIKDIDVLKVAHHGIGSGTYKDFVRKVKPSVAIITSNGEESPNSEVVKNLTDIKCNVFRTDQYGDIMVLSEKDDAGVVHLEVYSRKN